Proteins from a genomic interval of Paenibacillus sp. FSL R5-0623:
- a CDS encoding APC family permease: MLGKMKRILIGKPMKSAELDGEKLGKWKALAILSSDALSSVAYGTEQILLVLVAAGFAALWYSIPISIAVLGLLVILIFSYRQTIFAYPTGGGAYIVAKDNLGTTSSLIAGGSLLVDYILTVAVSSSAGTDAITSAFPMLHDYSVVIALIMIVFLTIMNLRGVTESASVLAIPIYLFIFSIAVLIISGGIKFLAGGMEAAAPEFGTSLSHVSMFLLLKAFSSGCSALTGVEAVSNAIPNFKQPAEKNAAGTLLLMGCILGAMFIGITLLAYGYGVKPDPKATVISQIAEATFGRGTMYFIIQGVTALILFLAANTAYSAFPLLSFMMAKDKYMPHAFMVRGDRLGFSNGIIFLSVMSALLVVGFKGNTESLIPLYAVGVFIPFTLSQLGMMIRWIKVKPSGWQMKLLVNTVGMLTTLSITLIFIFTKFTQTWVIFIFLPLVVYVFMRIHRHYCNIADELRIDIRVDKPAKKGNTIVIPVAGITRVVMNTISYAQTMSDHVVALYIGFDDEAIRKMEQKWEEWNPGVRLVVIKSRYRSIMGPLKKFIDTVEWKTAETDHITILIPQFITKHWWQNVLHNQTSFMIRAYLINYKDVIVTTVPYHLNR, from the coding sequence ATGCTTGGCAAAATGAAGAGAATCTTAATAGGCAAGCCCATGAAATCGGCTGAACTGGATGGAGAAAAATTGGGGAAATGGAAGGCACTCGCCATCCTGTCCTCGGATGCCCTATCATCCGTTGCCTACGGTACGGAACAGATTTTGCTGGTGCTCGTTGCGGCCGGATTCGCGGCCCTGTGGTACTCCATTCCGATTTCCATCGCCGTGCTGGGATTACTCGTCATTTTAATTTTTTCCTATCGCCAGACGATATTTGCTTATCCAACAGGGGGCGGCGCTTATATCGTAGCCAAGGATAACCTGGGTACAACATCCAGTCTGATTGCCGGAGGATCTCTGCTGGTCGATTATATTCTGACCGTTGCGGTAAGTTCGTCCGCAGGGACGGATGCGATTACGTCAGCTTTTCCTATGCTGCATGACTACAGTGTTGTGATTGCACTCATTATGATAGTTTTTCTAACGATTATGAATTTACGGGGAGTAACGGAGTCAGCGTCTGTGCTGGCGATCCCGATCTATCTGTTTATCTTTTCGATTGCGGTTCTGATTATCTCGGGTGGAATCAAATTTCTTGCCGGGGGGATGGAAGCAGCTGCACCTGAATTCGGAACAAGTCTATCCCATGTGAGTATGTTTCTATTATTGAAAGCATTCAGCTCCGGTTGTTCGGCCTTGACTGGTGTGGAAGCGGTAAGTAACGCGATCCCGAACTTCAAGCAGCCTGCCGAGAAAAATGCCGCGGGTACATTACTACTTATGGGTTGTATATTGGGAGCCATGTTCATCGGCATCACCTTACTGGCTTATGGGTACGGAGTGAAGCCTGATCCCAAAGCAACGGTCATTTCCCAGATTGCTGAAGCGACGTTTGGCAGGGGCACGATGTATTTTATCATCCAGGGTGTAACGGCACTGATCCTGTTCCTGGCAGCCAACACAGCTTATTCGGCTTTTCCACTGTTATCTTTCATGATGGCAAAGGATAAATACATGCCGCATGCATTTATGGTCAGAGGAGACCGCCTAGGCTTCTCGAACGGGATCATTTTTCTCAGTGTGATGTCTGCGCTGCTGGTGGTTGGGTTCAAAGGAAATACGGAAAGCCTGATTCCGCTCTATGCGGTAGGGGTGTTCATTCCATTTACGCTGTCACAGCTCGGTATGATGATTCGCTGGATCAAAGTCAAACCGTCTGGCTGGCAGATGAAGTTGCTGGTCAATACCGTCGGTATGCTGACTACATTATCGATTACCCTGATCTTTATTTTCACCAAGTTCACGCAGACATGGGTCATCTTTATCTTTTTACCACTCGTTGTTTATGTGTTCATGCGTATTCACCGTCATTATTGCAACATTGCAGATGAGCTGCGGATTGATATTCGGGTTGATAAGCCGGCTAAAAAAGGCAATACGATAGTCATTCCTGTTGCGGGCATTACCCGGGTTGTCATGAATACGATCAGTTACGCCCAGACGATGTCGGATCACGTGGTCGCGCTGTACATTGGATTCGATGATGAGGCCATACGCAAGATGGAGCAGAAGTGGGAGGAGTGGAATCCAGGTGTTCGCCTGGTTGTGATCAAATCCAGATACCGTAGCATTATGGGGCCGCTCAAGAAATTCATTGATACCGTAGAGTGGAAAACGGCTGAGACCGATCACATCACCATATTGATTCCACAATTCATCACCAAGCACTGGTGGCAAAATGTACTGCACAACCAGACCAGCTTCATGATTCGTGCTTATCTGATCAATTACAAAGACGTGATTGTCACCACGGTGCCATATCATCTTAATCGTTAA
- the rhaD gene encoding rhamnulose-1-phosphate aldolase encodes MNVTLTNETTQAAGFHIPFVREMAEITQHMWKNGWDERNGGNVSYLLEEEEVAQYIDIHHVIRKIKPAFSVQELAGKYFIVTASGKYFKNVLADPESNLGLLRVSQDGQELEVLWGLKSGANPTSELPTHFMSHIERLKLDPNHRVVMHNHATHVLAMTFIHELDEAKFTKTLWQMCTECVVVFPDGIGIIPWMIPGSNEIGRETAEKMKEYHAVIWPQHGIFGTGTTIDEAFGLIETIEKAAQVYMLVAGHEIRQRITDEQLTTLAQAFGVTPRPGILGS; translated from the coding sequence TTTCCATATCCCATTTGTCCGTGAGATGGCTGAGATTACACAACATATGTGGAAAAACGGCTGGGATGAGCGCAATGGGGGGAATGTCAGCTATCTGCTGGAGGAAGAGGAAGTTGCCCAATATATCGATATCCATCATGTGATTCGCAAGATCAAACCGGCATTTTCGGTGCAAGAGCTGGCAGGCAAGTATTTTATCGTGACCGCATCGGGCAAATATTTCAAAAATGTACTCGCTGATCCGGAGAGTAATCTAGGGTTGCTGCGTGTATCGCAGGATGGGCAGGAGCTGGAAGTGCTCTGGGGATTGAAGTCGGGTGCGAATCCAACAAGTGAGTTGCCTACACATTTCATGAGCCATATTGAACGTCTGAAATTGGACCCGAACCACCGTGTTGTTATGCACAATCATGCGACTCATGTGCTGGCGATGACGTTTATCCACGAATTGGATGAAGCAAAATTCACGAAGACCCTCTGGCAGATGTGCACGGAGTGCGTGGTTGTATTCCCGGATGGGATCGGCATTATTCCTTGGATGATCCCTGGATCGAATGAGATTGGGCGCGAAACGGCTGAGAAAATGAAAGAATACCACGCGGTCATCTGGCCGCAACATGGCATCTTCGGAACGGGCACAACGATTGACGAGGCATTTGGTCTGATTGAAACCATCGAGAAGGCAGCCCAAGTGTATATGCTGGTTGCGGGTCACGAGATCCGGCAGAGAATTACGGATGAACAGCTGACCACACTGGCACAAGCATTTGGTGTTACCCCTCGTCCTGGAATTCTGGGTAGTTAA